DNA from Triticum aestivum cultivar Chinese Spring chromosome 7D, IWGSC CS RefSeq v2.1, whole genome shotgun sequence:
tttcaagaaagtgttcaccctaactgtgcaccgttgcgaaggttcgtcgtttcgaagcaccacgtgatgatcgggtgtgatagattcttacgttcgaatacaacgggtgttgacgagcctagcatgtacagacatggcctcggaacacacgcaatacacttaggttgacttgacgagcctagcatgtacagacatggcctcggaacacggaggaccgaaaggtcgagcatgagtcgtatagaagatacgatcaacatggagatgttcaccgatcttgactagtccgtctcacgtgatgatcggacacggcctagttaaactcggatcatgtttcacttagatgactagagggatgtctatctgagtgggagttcataatcagatgaacttcattatcatgaacatagtcaaataggtatttgcaaattatgtcatagcttgcgctttagttctactggttaagatatgttcctagagaaaatttagttgaaagttggtagtagcaattatgcggactaggtccgtaaactgaggattgtcctcattgctgcacagaaggcttatgtccttaatgcaccgctcggtgtgctgaacctcagcgtcgtctgtagatgttacaaaacatctgacatacacgttttgataactacgtgatagttcggtgcggtttagaattgtggcaccaaagacgtttctgaaacatcgcagaacatgtgagatgttccgaagactgaaattgggatttcagactagtgcccacgtcaagaggtatgagacctctgacaagtttcttaagcctgcaaactaagggagaaaagctcaatcgttgagcgtgtgctcagattgtctgagtgccacaatcgcttgaatcgagtgggagttaatctcccagatgagatagtgatagttctccatagtcactgccaccaagctagtagagcttcgtgatgaactataacatatcaaggatagttatgatgatccttgagctattcgcgatgtttgacaccgcgagagtagaaatcaagaaggagcatcaattgttgatggttagtaaaaccactagtttaagaagggcaagggcaaaagggatacttcatgaaacagcaagtcgtttgctgctctagtgaagaatcccaaggttgaacccaaatccgagactaagtgcttttgtaatgagaggaacggtcactgaagcagtactaccctagatacttggtagatgagaaggcaggcaaggtcgacagaagtatattggatatacgttatatgaatgtgtactttactagtactcccagcagcaccagggtattagatactggttcggttgctaagtgttagtaactcgaaataaatgctgcggaataaacggagactagctaaaggtgagatgacgatatgtgttggaagtgtttccaaggttgatgtgatcaagcatcgcatgctccctctaccatcgagattggtgttaaacctaaataattgttatttggtgttgagcataaacatgattggattatgtttatcgcaatacggttattcatttaaggagaataatggttactctgtttatttgaataataacttcaatggtcttgcacctgaaatgaatctcgatcgccatgatacacatgttcgtgccaaaagatatagtaccacatacttgtggcactgcaacttgagtcatattggtatagaacgcatgaagaagctccatgtagatggatctttggactcactcgtttttgaaaagattgagacatgcgaaccatgtctattggtatatatgcatgaagaaactccatgcaaatggatcgtttggactcacttgattttgaatcacttgagacatgcaaatcataccacatgggcaagatgactgaaaggcctcgtttttagtaagatggaacaagagagcaacttattggaagtaattcattttgatgtatgcagtccaatgagtgctgagacatgcagtggatatcgttgtgttcttacttcacagatgatttgagtagatgctgagtgtatttacttgatgaaacacaagtctgaattattgaaaagttcaagtaatttcagagtgaagttgaagatcatcgtgacaagaggataaaatgtctgtgatatgatcatagagatgagtatctgagtgacgagtttggcacacaattgagacattgtggaaagtgtttcacaattaataccgcctggaacaccatagtgtgatggtgtgtccgaacatcataactgcaccctattggatatggtgcataccatgatgtttcttatcaaattaccactatcgtttatgggttaggcattagagacaaccgcattcactttaaaaggggcaccacgcaattccgttgcgacgacaccgtttatagaaacctaagttgtcgtttcttaaaagtttggggctgcgatgtttatgtgaaaaagtttcaggttgataagctcgaacccaaagcggataatgcatcttcatagaatacccaaaaacagttgggtatacctcctatttcagatctggaagcaaaagtaattgcttctagaaacgagtcctttctcgaggaaaagtttctctcgaaagaattgagtgggaggatggtggagacttgataaggttattgaaccatcgcttcaactagtgtgtagcagggcacaggaagttgttcctgtggcacctacaccaattgaagtggaagcttatgacagtgatcatgaaacttcggatcaagtcactaccaaaccttgtaggacgacgaggatgcgcactacttcagagtaatgcgtgatcctgtcttggaagtcatgttgctagacaacaatgaacctacgagctatggagaagcggtggtgggcccatattccgacgaatggctcgaggccatgaaatccgagatagaatccatgtatcagaacaaagcatggactttggtgaacttgcccgatgatcggcaagccattgagataaatggatctttaagaagaagacggacatggacggtaaagttaccgtctatgaagctcgacttgtggcaaagagtattttcacaagttcaaggagttgactacgatgaatttttctcatccgtagcgatgcttaggtccgtcggaatcatgttagcattagctgcatttatgaaatctggcagatggatgtcaaaacaagtttccttaccagttttcgtaaggaaaggttgtatgtgatacaatcagaaaggttttgtcgatcctaaggatgctaaaaggtatgctagctccagcgatccttccatggattagagcaagcatctcggagtcagaatatacgctttgatggagtgatcaaagtttttgggtttatacaaagtttgttagaaacttgtatttacaataaagtgagtgggagcgctacaacatttctgataagtatatgtgaatgacatattgttgatccgaaatgatgtaaaatttctggaaagcataaagggttgtttgaaaggagtttttcaaaggaagacctggataaagctgcttacatattgggcatcaatatccatagagatagatcaagacgcctgacgatactttcaaaagacagcacaccttgacatgattttgaaagagttcaaaatagatcaacaaagaaggaattcttggctgtgttacaaggtgtgagtattgagtgagactcaagacctgaccatagcagaagatagagaaaggacgagtGTAGCCAACCCATATTTCCGTGGATATCTTTGATCACACCTTGACAGTCTGAAGCTACCTGTATGTCTTCAAGTGACAAGTCAAAGAGCAAGTGAGAGCGCTTCTCGACAAGGCAAAGCTTGCAATAATGCTGGGTCAGTCACACCTTGACATTTTATCGCCGAAGAGCCTAGATATTTTCCAGTGGAATCGCTGCAAACTGCGTTGTAAGTCCTTTCCATTGCGTCGCTTGACACGGCACCATCAGCATGAATTTTTACAGTTCCTGTGGGCGGCGGGATCCATCTTTGATGTTGTCTCAGAGGTGTTTGAACAGCTGCATGTTGCTTCAAGGGTTTGCAAATCTGAAGCTCCCTTAGATACTTATTGACAAACTGATTAGTATCAAACGACCCCTGATATACATGCTCACGGATAGCCTCTCTCCGAGCATGCCAAATCGCGCATAGTGTTACAAGTATCTTGATGAAATCCTCATGCGGTATAGACTCCATCAGTGAGAAAATGAAGCATTTCGCATCGGGTTCTTTACACTGCATCATAACTTTCATCAGATCATCATCCTCTAATGCCCAAACGCGGCGtgcctattggaaatatgccctagaggcaataataaatggttattattatatttctttgttcatggtaattgtctattattcatgctataattgtattgtccggaaatcgtaatacatgtgtgaatacatagaccacaacctgtccctagtaagcctctagttgactagctcgttgatcaacagatagtcatggtttcctgactatggacattggatgtcattgataacgggatcacatcattaggagaatgatgtgatggacaagacccaacttaagcatagcataaaagatcgtgtagtttcgtttgctagagcttttccaatgtcaagtatcttttccttagaccatgagatcgtgcaactcccggataccgtaggagtgctttgggtgtgccaaacgtcacaacgtaactgggtgactataaaggtgcattacgggtatctccgaaagtgtctgttgggttggcacggatcgagactgggatttgtcactccgtgtgacggagaggtatctctgggcccactcggtaatgcatcatcataatgagctcaatgtgactaaggcgttagtcacgggatcatgcattgcggtacgagtaaagagacttgccagtaacgagattgaacaaggtattgggataccgacgatcgaatctcgggcaagtaacataccgattgacaaagggaattgcatacggattgattgaatcctcgacaccgtggttcatccgatgatatcatcgtggaacatgtgggagccaacatgggtatccagatcccgctgttggttattgaccggagaggcgtctcggtcatgtctgcatgtctcccgaacccgtagggtctacacacttaaggtccggtgacgctagggttgtagagatatatgtatgcggaaacccgaaagttgttcggagtcccggatgagatcccggacgtcacgagaggttccggaatggtccggaggtaaatatttatatatgggaagtcttattttggtcgccggaaaagtttcgcgctttatcggtattgtaccgggagtgccgaaaggggtccgggggtccaccagccccggggggccacatgggctgtaaggggtgcgccttggcctatatgggccaagggcaccagccccaagaggcccatgcgcaagagataagaaaaaagggagagtcctaaagggggaaggcacctccgaggtgccttgggggggaaggactcccccctggccgcacccttccttggaggaaggggcaaggctgcgccccccctctcccttggccctatatatagtggggggaagggagggcagcaagatctaagccttgggcgcctccctcctcccctgcaacacctctctctctcgcagaagcttgcgaagccctgccggagagccgctacatccaccaccacgccgtcgtgctgttggatctccatcaacctctccttcccccttgctggatcaagaaggaggagacgtcgctgcaccgtacgtgtgttgaacgcggaggtgccgtccgttcggcactcggtcatcggtgatttggatcacggcgagtacgactccgtcatccacgttcattggaacgcttccgctcgcgatctacaagggtatgtagatgcactcctttcccctcgttgctagtagactccatagatgcatcttggtgagcgtaggaaaattttaaattatgctacgattcccaacagtgccATGTTACACTCCATCAAAGAATGCCGACAGGAATCTTCAGAGCCACAAAGTCCACACTCTGATTGTACTGCAATCTTCCGGTGTTTGAGCAAGTCTAAAGTTGGCAAGGACTGTTGTGTTAGCCTCcatagttttttttgcttttgatGGAACATCAATCTTTCACATTTTCGTCCATGCTTTTATTTCTCCCTCAGAATTTGAGTTGTCACCACGCCCTTCCAACCATGCTTCCCGACTGAGTTTAGTTGATACCAGCATGCGGTATGCCGGGCGTATGGGAAAAGCACCATTTCGCTCATGTACCCATGACCAGAAATCATCGAGCTGTCTTGTGCAAAGCGGGATGGACAAAATTGTTTGAGCGTCTGTAGGCAGAAAAACTTGAGAGATCCTCACCAGATCCCACTCCATCGACGACAAAATAATCTCATTGACCAACTTAGGTGGATCAAGTACCAGCGATGTTATCGGCCGCATGTTGTGCACCCTTGGTAGCCATTGGTCGCGCCAAATATTTGTGGTCATACCATCACCAAGGCGGCGGATCAAATCCTGCACCATTACATCCCGGCCTTCAAGGACGGACCTCCAAATCTGGGACGGTGCACCCCCAGACTCGGCATGAAGAATTCAGTCCCAGAAAAATACTTAGCTTTTAATATCCTGACACTTAAGGAGTTGGGTTTCTGTCAATATACGCCAAGCTTGACTCGCCAAGAGGGCGGCGTTGAAGAGCTCAACATCGTGAAGTCTGAGACCACCGGCAAACTTAGGTCTTGTCATCACACTCCAGGACACCCAGCAAGCCTTTCTTTCACCTTCTTTGCTTCCCCATCAAAATTTTCAAATCAGAGAATTAATATGTTCACATAGGCCACGTGGGAGCTTAAAACAGGACATGAAATAAACAGGTACAGCCTGGGCAACAGATTTTATGAGTACATTCTTATCTCCTGCTGACAATAGCTTTGCCATCCAACCCATTACCTTGTTCCACACATACGGTCTTTGAGAAACTTGAAAGCACCATTCTTACTGTTTCCCACATCCGAGGGCATACCAAGATATTTCAATGGTTGATTTGGAACATTGAGAGTGATCTTGATCGATTCTTTCAAACTCATTGGGCAGCCCTTGCTGAAAAAAATAGATAAAGGAAATCAAAcgaggtttttttttttttttttgagggaaaggaAATCAAACGAGGTGCATGCAGAGTTGGCACGATTGCTTAAACAAGCCCAGCCCAGTTAAGGAAGAACTCGGCCCAAGTGTTTCCAGCGTTTaaagtcactgacgtgtggtcccgaATTAGCAGGGGGGAACGACCTTTTGCCTTTGCGTCTCTTGCAGAGAAAGGACGAGAGAAGTGCAGAGGAGATCAGATCACGAGACGAGATGgcggcgtcctcctcctccccggcggcggcggcggttgggcgaGCGGTGGAGGAGGTGCGTTCGGCGCTGAACGAGCACGCTGACGTGGTGGCCGAGCTCTTCGGCCGCGTCTCCACCGAGCTCCGCGGCGGGTTCGGCCCCGCCGTCGACACTTTCGTCGGCTTCTTCCACGCCGTTGACTGGAAGGTGCGTCTTTTTTCCCTCATCCCCCCTGCTTCGCTCGCCTGACCCTAGGATTTAGTCCACCGGGAAGCAGAAGCCGCTGCTGCAACCGCCGACTTCAGTGTGCTCATTGTCGACTAAATCGAGCCGACGCCGCGGATTTTTCACCGCCGGCCTCGCCTGGATCTCTCTTGAGAGGTAGAGATGGTCTGGGTAGTTATGCTATGTAGGATTCATCTCTGCGCGATTCCACTGCCTCCTCATTCCTGTGAACTAGTAAATCAATCAAACAACCACCGCGCTGCATCTAAGAGTAGAGTCTGCAACAGAATGCAAGTTACTTAATGCCGCTTGTGATTACTCCAATTTCGGAGCTTCCATGTTGATGGTTTACCACATGAAACTCAGTAGCTAGTACTTCTGCGTAGTCATATACCATTGTTTTCCTGAATCAACCGCTGTATGTCGGTTCATGCATTATTGTGTAATAATCAACTTCGCCTCATCTGATGAGTAATCCTCGTCCCTGTTCTTACCTTGACTGATCTGTTCCTTCTGTGTCTTCAGGAACCTTGGTTGATCGGCATGATAAGTTTCCATGTCATTCTGCTACTGGTAACCATCATCTCCAGGAGGAACATCAATTTCCAACTTATCTTGTCAGCTTTAACATGTGAGTGTTATTTTCCTATCGTAGTTCCTTTTTATTTGGCCTTCGGACTTCTAGTACCGTTACCCAATGTTAATAGAATGTGTACATCATTAATGTCATACTAGTTCCGAATGTCATGCTATACCGACCATAAGTATCGATATTTTTTAATGATTGCTGAGCTTAGCAGTTTTATGTATTGTGTCTCCTTGAAACCATCAAAATAATCACACTGCACATGTCAACTCCGTAAAGCTTATCTAATTTGCAGCGGCACGGGCAACGTCCAAGTCCTGCATAAATGTTGGTTTAATCATGTCAGTGAGGTCTCAGTGTAGCGTTTTTCTCTCCGGTTTCTAATTATGTACTGCATGTGAGATGAGAAGACCTTCACCTTCTTTGCTATTGTGCCTGTTATTTTACATCAGTGTAAAATGTAACCACACAAGTAGTTTGAATATTTCAACAAGTAATTAGTAAATGTAACCTTGACATTGAGAGATAATGTTTCCTCTTTCCATTCCGATGCAAGTCGGGATTTAAAGGCAAAGCGCCAGCAAGCAATATCTTTTGTAATACGCTAGATTACCCCCTTTGCTTACCTGATGTACTTAACTCATTGCAGTTTCTGGTGTATTCCTTGCCGAGAAAATAAACACGTTCTTAGGACAAAACTGGAAGAGCTTCTCAAGCCAGAATTACTTTGATCCCCAAGGCCTCTTCATCTCGGTCATGTGGTCCGGTCCCTTGCTCCTGATTACGATACTTATTCTGGTAAGCGCATAGTCAGTCTCATTCACCGTGTCAGTCTGCATCCCCTTCTGCCTTCCTTATGCGTAACTGCCTCCTCTGCGCTTGTTCCGCAGGTGAACACCCTTGTGACGCTCTGCATGCTCATGGTAAGGTGGAAAAGGGCCGAGCTCAAGCACCGTGCTCGTGAGGCCCGTAGCAAGCAGGAGTGATGATGCTGCCCTGCTCTTGAACCGTGGATCTATTGTGCAGTAGGGGATTAAGCTGCTGATTTAACGGAGAAGTTTGATTGGAACAGTAAAGTGGAAGGTTAATTAGCCCTTGATTTTGATTGATGGTCCCACTTATGGTCTCTGGTACTGAAGCACACGGTTTTACACATGTATTAGCTGCTGTTCGTCAAATTTAAGGGATATGTTTGTGTAGGGAGCTCTGAATGTTATTTGGATGGCTGCAGGAGTCAAGTGCCGTCGTATATGCATTGCTTTGTCATCTATAGTCTATAGAC
Protein-coding regions in this window:
- the LOC123168197 gene encoding transmembrane protein 18; amino-acid sequence: MAASSSSPAAAAVGRAVEEVRSALNEHADVVAELFGRVSTELRGGFGPAVDTFVGFFHAVDWKEPWLIGMISFHVILLLVTIISRRNINFQLILSALTFSGVFLAEKINTFLGQNWKSFSSQNYFDPQGLFISVMWSGPLLLITILILVNTLVTLCMLMVRWKRAELKHRAREARSKQE